The following proteins come from a genomic window of Paenibacillus swuensis:
- a CDS encoding branched-chain amino acid ABC transporter permease, which yields MSDFIQLLLSGTAIGSLYALIALGYSLTYVVNGTLNMSQGQLVMLGGMLMYSFTSGGMPFIAALLLAGAIVGVVGIAMERLAIRKFAKDPSSVGWVLSTIAAGIIIQDVAQYFWGPDERVVASPAGENMVRIMGAGVYWKELIFIPLAALFFAGLAYFYKYSHWGLWLRATADNRTAAELMGVGTHRVVAVAYVLSGMLAGWGGAMMSTNYAVSVSIGLALGLKAISVAILAGLNNAKGIVIAGLVLGLAEVAVAQYISTDFREIIIYLVVILVLYLKPTGLFGTRMPVKV from the coding sequence ATGTCAGACTTCATTCAATTATTGCTTAGCGGTACGGCGATCGGGAGTTTGTACGCCTTAATCGCGCTTGGATACAGCCTTACCTATGTGGTGAACGGCACACTCAACATGTCGCAAGGCCAGCTTGTCATGCTGGGCGGGATGCTGATGTACAGCTTCACGTCCGGCGGCATGCCGTTCATCGCGGCGTTGCTGCTCGCAGGTGCAATTGTCGGTGTCGTTGGAATCGCCATGGAACGTCTTGCGATTCGCAAGTTTGCCAAGGATCCTTCCTCGGTAGGCTGGGTGTTAAGCACCATCGCGGCCGGTATTATCATTCAGGATGTAGCGCAATACTTCTGGGGACCCGATGAACGGGTTGTCGCTTCCCCGGCGGGAGAGAACATGGTGCGGATCATGGGCGCCGGCGTGTATTGGAAAGAACTCATCTTCATACCGCTGGCGGCATTATTCTTCGCGGGTTTGGCTTATTTCTACAAGTACTCCCACTGGGGACTGTGGCTGAGGGCCACGGCGGACAACCGCACCGCGGCGGAGCTGATGGGCGTGGGCACTCACCGTGTGGTGGCGGTAGCCTACGTGCTGAGCGGGATGCTTGCCGGTTGGGGCGGCGCGATGATGTCGACCAACTACGCCGTGTCGGTGTCTATCGGCCTCGCGCTCGGGCTGAAAGCAATCTCCGTCGCCATTCTCGCCGGATTAAACAACGCCAAAGGCATTGTCATTGCCGGTTTAGTGCTTGGGTTGGCCGAGGTGGCGGTCGCACAATATATTTCCACCGATTTCAGAGAAATCATTATTTACCTGGTCGTTATTCTGGTACTCTACCTCAAACCGACCGGACTGTTTGGTACCCGAATGCCGGTGAAGGTATGA
- a CDS encoding ABC transporter substrate-binding protein: protein MRLWNQKWSVLVLSLVVGAGVLTGCGKENEANTVAKAEAEATSPILIGMSTEATGSNAETAENIYKGAQIAVDFVNEGGGINGRPVELVVRDTEENPTRGVSIVRDFGQKEKVLAALGGFNSTVMLAQSPIVKEEGFPFMILTSNVPASVLNGLPWTFGVRMNAQITAKYALGFIEKHFGTKKIAILHESGGYGKGAVDAMTKALDEAGAKPVATESFNLKDQDMTAQVARAKEAGAEVIYLFGMGASNGYVLKAMEKASWKVPVVGENGMVSKGILEVGGPLTDGTFAIQTANFNVDQTREPAKKFIEAFKTKFGGIPTTFASAAQGFDGAMILFDAIGKTELTGDLKKDRDALRETLETDAGPYSGVIKDWDTVYTKDNHDAIDVNSYLMNMWKDGLLVPSDKQ, encoded by the coding sequence ATGAGATTATGGAATCAGAAGTGGAGCGTATTGGTGCTGTCGTTGGTTGTCGGAGCAGGGGTATTGACCGGATGCGGAAAAGAGAATGAGGCGAATACGGTGGCCAAAGCCGAAGCCGAGGCAACATCGCCAATCCTTATCGGAATGTCCACGGAAGCGACGGGGTCCAATGCAGAGACGGCGGAGAACATCTACAAGGGCGCGCAAATTGCTGTTGATTTCGTGAATGAAGGCGGCGGAATTAACGGGCGTCCGGTGGAGCTGGTCGTAAGGGATACGGAGGAGAATCCAACCCGGGGTGTCAGTATCGTACGTGATTTCGGGCAAAAAGAGAAGGTGCTCGCGGCACTGGGCGGCTTTAACAGCACGGTGATGCTCGCGCAATCGCCGATCGTGAAGGAAGAAGGATTCCCCTTCATGATCCTGACATCCAACGTGCCCGCTTCCGTATTGAACGGATTACCGTGGACGTTCGGCGTGCGAATGAACGCGCAGATTACGGCGAAATACGCGTTGGGCTTTATTGAGAAGCATTTTGGCACGAAGAAGATTGCAATTCTCCACGAGAGCGGCGGTTACGGTAAAGGCGCCGTGGATGCCATGACGAAAGCGCTGGACGAAGCAGGCGCGAAGCCGGTGGCGACGGAATCCTTCAACCTGAAGGATCAGGATATGACGGCACAGGTTGCTCGCGCCAAGGAAGCGGGAGCCGAAGTCATCTATTTGTTCGGGATGGGCGCGTCCAACGGCTATGTTCTGAAAGCGATGGAGAAAGCTTCTTGGAAAGTGCCTGTCGTAGGGGAGAACGGGATGGTGTCAAAAGGCATCCTGGAAGTAGGCGGGCCGCTAACCGACGGTACATTCGCCATTCAGACCGCGAATTTCAACGTAGACCAGACCCGAGAACCCGCGAAGAAGTTTATTGAAGCGTTCAAGACGAAGTTTGGCGGGATCCCAACGACTTTTGCCTCCGCGGCTCAAGGCTTTGACGGCGCGATGATTCTCTTCGACGCGATAGGGAAGACCGAACTGACCGGTGACCTGAAGAAAGATCGCGATGCTCTGCGGGAAACGCTGGAGACGGATGCGGGACCTTACAGCGGTGTCATCAAGGACTGGGACACGGTCTATACGAAAGATAATCACGATGCGATTGATGTGAACTCTTATCTGATGAACATGTGGAAAGACGGCTTGTTGGTGCCTTCGGACAAACAATAG